The Xyrauchen texanus isolate HMW12.3.18 chromosome 33, RBS_HiC_50CHRs, whole genome shotgun sequence region cacttcagaaatagtattacGGCTTGTGCTtgttctaacaagttattggataaacaaggatggatggatgggtgtgtgtgtgtgtgtgtgtgtgtgtgtgtgtgtgtgtgtgtgtgtgtgtgtgtgtgtgtgtgtgtgtgtgtgagagagtgagagagagagagagagagagaacaggtgtgatcacctgttgccactcccaagcagaaatgcagtcagctttctgaagatcagctttctcagtggataattctccctatttcgtggtagccggtgaaAGAGTCTTTCACtttagaaactgcaatgtcctccgccattttgaactgtactttttctccaatttggaaactccagtaagaggtaatgagttgtgtaattaatatgtctgttgtgtctctcagctttgatgagccataatgctgaagttgttcatttaaagccgtttaaagctattttctagatgtagttgtgtagtagtagtaatacgagcgctgttgtatgtaaacaatgactgacggattcacttcactGACGGATTCACTTAacgtcaccaactgctcatattacacacaaaaattatcttttgccaccacctgctggctaacatatgtaatgtcaaaaataaaataaaaaatacatgtaagagacacttatacagtaactcttaacacacatgcactactcttacactttagtttagaacagcatgaacacaagcggtgTGAAACACACACATTGAAGTGTCCGAgtactgatggtgtcagaccgtcagtgctcatggaacgtctctcgtccaatcagattcgaggactggaactaactgtggtatatatgtATACGTTTCTTGCTTATTTGAACTATCTTGTCTTTTCCTCTCAAATCTGCAGACGACTATTGTTTAGGATAAAAATGGGAACATACCAGAGCCCTACATCACCTAGAGCAGCACCATGTAAGTTCTCAGCTACTGATTAGCTAACAAAAGTAGGGCATCTACTCCTTAACTAATGATGTGAGTTTTTGTATCTGACATTTCAACATGCACTATGCAAATGAAGCAGTATTTTCCAGACAAGTAATTTTAAAGTGTGCGATTATTTAACCTTAGAGAAAACAGGAAAATATAGAAGTGTACCAGTTAAAAACATATGAAGATGGTACATTTATTCAGTTTAATCCCCTTCTGTCCAATCATAATTTGTTAACCTCCTTTTTTCTTTTATGACCTAGTGTTATTTGCCAGGACAAATTCTATCTATATTCAAATACTGTCATTTTACTGTAACCATCGATGGCAATGCTAGTTgcaaaattcatatttatttcatatttattaatgtttCAGATATTGTGTTTGTTTCCTCATTCTGCTTCCACAGGTGACCAGAATTGTGAAAAAGgtaaattaatttgacaaaatgtaattatattatatcAAGAATCTTCTCACGTTGATTTGTActgcatctacagtatatatatatatatatatatatatatatatacaccaatcagccacaacattaaaaccacctgcctattattgtgtaggtccccctacaAACAACTACCGCCAAAACAGCTCTAatctgcattctgagatgctattcttctcaccacaattatccAGAGCGGttatctggatgttttttgtttttggcaccattctgagtaaattctagagactgttgtgtgcaaaaatcccaggagatcagcagttacagaaatactcaaccagCCCATCAGGCGTTGAAATGTAAATTTTCTAAGATTTTACCATTTTGGCCTTGTACCCTACCCAGATTTTTAAATTACCCACTatgatacatttataaaaagtgCTAAAATCAAGGAAATCTTACCTCACTTGatatttttgtgtgcattttttatatatatttaacaacgAATTGCTGTCCCCAATACTGCTGCCATTACATCACACCAAgcattttagataattttttttcaaaaacagtttATATTTGATTATCATGGCAATCAGAAGTGAGTTTCAGAATATCTGATAGTTTAAAATGAAACATAATTTATAgaagtttaattttaaaatatttcgaCTAGTAAAAAGTGACCTAAATTGAAGAATCAACCAATTACAAGACTCATGTGAATATTTGAatacccaatagagatgctgaaGCAGACAACCTTGTTTCTAAAATCCCTATGTGTGCTCAGTGCTTGCCGCTTTATTTCGCTTTTGTGGATCCTTTGTCCTCTCCTACAATTCCAGCTCCTTCTTTGACCTGTAAAATACACTATGTCCTTCCACCCCACTGATTATTCTCTCCTCCCTGTGCCCTCTCCTGCCATCTCTGCTTTTTACCCTGACCCACTCACCCTTTAGAGGACTGTGACAGTGAGGGCAGTGGCAGTGGACAGCACATAGGTGAGAGCATGCACCCTTACACACTGTAATGCACTCCACGTGGCTTTTGCTCTGGATGATGCTTTGTTGTGTAGTGTGAAATGCTTTAAATGTCACCCAGTTTCTTTTTGAGTTATTTGGTATACTGCACCTCAGCTCATGCGCTTGGCACAACCTAAGATCCCAGCCATTGGTCACATCATGACAGCCCACTGCTCTGCTGCTGGCTTTGGACAAACCCTCTTTGTGCAAGTTTGAGGCCTTTTTCTGTTTGCAAAGAGGAGGGACAATTCATGTTTGCAGATCTTATACTGCTTAAGCTTGAACTACTGAGGGGATTGTTGCTTTAGGCAAATGGCTTACAAAAACTCTGGCATGGCTGATAGCTTGTGCTGGTCTCCATAGAATTATGCTGGATGTTTGATGGTCTAACATTAGTTGTAGTTTCTCCAAAGTGTAAGGCGGTGGCACCGTCCTGTGGCCAGGCCTTTTCCTGGGATTTTTACTCAGGTACCACATTTCTTTCATACTTATAAGGTGAATAGTTTCATTGCTGCTTTAAAGATGATGTGTGTAACTTTTGACAATATACATTTGTCTATCCctgtttaatgtgcagagacagctttataagtaagccatttgtagtttGATTTCCCCaataagtgtaaacactgtggctcagaggcacattgctctgtttgtttgaagcAACATTGAATCAACCAATGTCCTGGGTTTGGGGTGACCTATGGCAGACAGCATaatgtttggtgccactagtggtgcagaaattacacacttcaccttattCATTGCAAATTAAagcaatagtttacccaaaaatgtaaattctgttattatttacccacatgttgtttaaactgtaggactgggtaaaaacagGCATTTAGATGCATCCTTCATTTGAACGCTCTCAgtatcaattcttaaatcccaagattgatcaaTGTGCAATTCTCTACAATTCAAGCATATGAgaccaaataaaatgtttagaaatcactcaccagtgatttaatagtatagtgatgtagaagttcagcagcaagatcctttcactgtgtgttgagagtcaAGTTTGTTTTAACACTTTCTTGTGTGTCAAAACTGACAAGATtcacgcaatccatttgtcattgagtaatgtctcttttaataccctttctgttctttacagtcaactgtttatcaaaacatcaaaaaataaacatttaattctaatcaagaAAAACACGGATTAAGTAAAGATGCCATTCGAATGTGCTTATTTACAGACGAgtgccggttttcttaaagagacagtactgatttTTAGCATATGTTCtccaaatcaatgtaaatacttgtaaaaaatataaattatgcattaaacagtaaacatgtaacaaaatataatatatgtaattagtgctgtcagtcgattaaaattttttaatcaagattaatcgcataattatttttaaatgctgaaatATGTTTCAGTTTCctatcaaaatgcatttatttccatcttaaaaagaaataaaaacaatatgtaacactgtaatcctttataaaaaaaaatccaaacaaaGCCTTGCACAGTTTAAAGATaggaatgcactaaaatagcaccaattcaagtaacattaaacgtttccaaaAGTCGAATTGGGAGGTTGAATAATTAAAAGAACTAGTCCCAAATAGGCTGCATAtgcattgcaatgggcattaaatctcttaaactctcatcctccacagcATTAATTTGCTGGTAGACTGacgctatccactttgctacagcaatcatgaagctgcgttCATAATTCACGTCAGGGCATCAGTGCCAGCATCAAGCATCGCTTTTAACTCTACATGAAAGACAATTTGGTGATAATGTGCCttaaataggctgaaaaatacttgatttctatcacaagtttCATAtcggcttgttttgtacatcaaatagcactaagaggtcctttctcatGGAaccgctgttgtgtgtgtgttgtgtgcctCAGTATTATGACTCCGCAtgaacacattacaaatgttCTGCCctcccaacaagtgtttatgttggtttatcGTGTATTAACGGtattaagaaaaatgtacgcataatagtttttttaattaaacacatgCATTAACGTCTTCATCCTGACAGCTTTATATGCAATATTAtaccatatttattgatggaatgcatggatatgtacatttttttaaaagctgaaatgtgaacaaaatgacaaataaaatataattagtaaaattaatgttttcataatttacctagttagaaggtcccctgtataattaacagcattagctgacaGAGAATTACAATCATCTATAAGCAAACTGGAAATTATAACTGAGATATAAACTTAAAAACCTATATCGAactgaatcaagagcttgtgaatcggaatcgaatcgagATATCTGTATCAACACCCAGCCCAATTAAAtggtatgacttactttcttgcaTGGAACTAAAAGgtagacagaatgttagtctcaatgCCCATGTACttgaattgcatcttttttttcctccgtacaataaaattaaatgttgactgaggcattctacctaacattttttcttttccatgaaagaaagaatgtcatatggttttggaaatatatgggggtgagtaaatgatgacataattttcagctttgggtgaaatatccctttaaactgtACAAAGCAGGTGTAGCGTTTACATTGTGGTGCTATTTGCCCCTGAAATATGCAGAAGTTACATAAATTCAGCGACCAAAAATCTCCTGGTGATTCCTGTGTGTGACAGGATATTTCTGGATAGGAGGAAGCACCTATTTCCCCCCTTGTCATTTTGTCTTATCTTTGTGTCCCTGTAATTctgtaatttctttaaaaaaaaaaatccctgctCTTATGTTGATCTATTGCCAAATCTTTCTGGCTCCCAGCTGGTCTTAGGAGGAGCTTCCGGCTGAGCCGCAAAGATCATCAGGGTTCAACCACAGAGTCTCACCCCGCGGAGTCTGCCGATACGGAGTTCCTCATATATGAAGAGGTGACTCTACATCAGATGAGACCCCAAGATAAACCAAGACTTGTGCTGCTGATAGGTAAAATCCAAGGGATTTCAATGCAATCTAAGTTATATAAACTTTTGTTTGCCTTTAGAATGTGTCCTGCTGCCGCTCATTTGcttcctctgttttctttctAGGCTCTCTTGGTGCTCGGATCAATGAGCTGAAGCAGAAGGTGATTGCTGAGGATCCTCAACGGTATGGCGTCGCTGTGCCACGTGAGTTTGCTTTTTCAACTGCAACATTACAGAAGATTCTGGTTGGCACAACTTGGAGATGAACCAAAGCAGAACCTAATCTTTCTTATGATTTATGACCATACATTGAAGAACTTGACTAAAATCAATAACTATAAATTGCATTTCATGTATTAGAAATCTCCATGTGATGTTTAATCATATAACTTAAACCCAAAAGTATCCTCAAAGAAGTCCATGAAGCTTGTACATtttattccaagtattctgaaggcataaaatatgttttagtgGGAAATAACCTGAAATTTAAGCAAATTTAATTCAgcaaaaatcttgacatccattaAATGTTCACAAACACTATAAAGGAGAAGCTTCTTCACAAGTGTCATGCTTGTTCATGCGAGAACTTGGATTATTTAATGCTAAACACAACTAAGGTTCTCACATGAACACCCAAGCAACTGTGAGCGAGCTTCTCTCATAGTGCTCATTTAGTGCAGCAGACATCATGAATTTGTTAAATGTGAAGCACAAattacatggattacttttatgatattgtgggtccttttttaagctttaaaatgaggcaCTGTCCACTGCCATGGGCTGTGattgtcatattggtttggaacaacatggtaaaacaatatgacagaattttctgtaCTAACCCTTTCTAAAGACACAACAAGACCCAAGAAGAGCCATGAGAAGGAGGGCGTAGAGTACCACTTCATCTCCAAGCAGGCCTTTGAGTCTGACATCCAATCTAACAAGTATGTTACATATATTATGAGACTAGAGATTTTATTTATGTAGGCCTACAGAATGTCTGATTGACATTTGGTATATATTAACGCATTTGTTAATAGTGTTACATGCATGATATATTATACCTTTTTagacagtgacgtgcggtgatgtcttaaagaggctaggcagtgagttatgaaagccagattacctgatttattgtttaagctaataatacgtaataacagtaaacgttacgcacaagcgcggcatatcaagaaatgtacaaatcaaggatgtatatagtgtactctctctctctctctctctctctctctcacacacacacacacacacacacacacacacacacacacaagcacgtaAACAGTgcacgttacgcacaagcgcggcatatcaagaaatgtacaaatcaggatgtatatcgtgtattctctctctctctctctctctctctctctctctctctctctctctctctcgcacacacacacacaagcgcacagccacatagccaatcttttcttacataccaatcagtttgaaatgatcggataatttttgggcccttttgctgtactagtccatctaaggctgtcgtagacctccctcttgcaattaactcatatttggaattaaaatcgagcttggaaaaatttcttaattccgtgattacgaccggtgctgtcattttgattttgaatttggctagctgtggtgtaatgacgttagctacgcaaatgtccaggaatatctcgattttaattggtccatgtctgatacgtaacggagatgattacgagcataacatatttacgtcaaaaggcacagcagatttgtgctttttgccgtacatgttaaagaatacaggatcgaagtgcgcatgcgcaacatgggttttccgcttgtcgtctgcaatgaatggaccgtaaaaacACTGCTTATTCtagcatttgtttttagttgattatgcgtaactgctacatttgtcatcataacgtctaaacaattggaataacacacatattgcatatataaatcacaagaataaaaagttaaaatataaatacaagtttattatttaaaaaacattttatttttgaattttggcagggtaggcagtgcctagtttgcctacccagaccgcacgtcagtgtttttagaccattttaaaaagATGTACACTTAACAGCTACTTACTGTGTTTATCTAGGTTTATTGAATATGGTGAATACAAGAGTAACCAATATGGGACGAGTCTGGAATCAATTCGTAGCGTCCTGGCGAGAAATAAAGTGTGTCTGGTAGATGTTCAGCCTGaggtacattttttacattttaattcatgtttaacatAAAATTTTCTTGAAATTATTGTTACTTTTCTCTGCATTTCAGACCCTGTATGTAACTAAATCTTAAATAAGGGGGACCACATGTAAAGATTGTAGAATCAGTCATTGAAAAACTCAAAATTGTGGTTTACTATTAATCTGAATATGGGTGGCACGTGTCCCCCAATGTCTTTGGTGTTTACAGCCGATTTTTACTTTTCACTTAAAGTAGCAGTGACTTTTATCAAGCACACAATTCTTTAATTCCATAGACAGCTCCCCTGGAGTAACCCAGGGGAAAGTGTTTTGCTTAAAGGCACAATGGTGATCTCTTGCGCAACTGTGGGCAAGACAAGATTTCTGTAACTTTTCTATCCAACAAATTTAGATATGAATCTGCAATATATGTTACCAGCCTagcattttggtcttggtttttGTTGCACACACAACTGGTAACTCATGACATATCTCTCTTTACTCCATTCTTATTCCCAGGCCCTTAAAGTCCTTCGCACAGTAGAGTTTAAGCCCTATGTGATCTTCGTAAAGCCACGCATCCCTGAGAGCCGTCGGCTGCGTAGTACTAACCCATCACCAGTAAGGGGTGATAATGGACAGAACACGGTGAGACTTATTTATATAACTGCagtcagaaattaaccagggctCTGTGCAAAAATCGCCACCAACTGTGGCAAAAATACCCTAGACATAAATTGTGGGGGAAGAAATTGTCACAGTATTGAATTCCTTTTTTTAATCTGCTATATAGGttaaaactatatttaaaagTCAGTTCCATGGGTTAAATATTGCCTTCTGAATTTGGCTCATACTACCATCTCTAGTAATTCATCTTATTCAAAAAAACGGTATGCAGtaaaagcaaataaatgtttttcatttctgttGGCCTCTATCCCATTATGAAAAGGATGAATACCTGCAGGATATGAGGCAGTCAGCCGAGCAGATGGACCAACAATATGGCCACCTAGTGGACCGGGTCCTAATAAAAGAGGACTCTGCCAGTGCCTGTGCGGAGCTGAGAAATATTCTGGAACGACTCGAGAGGGAGCCACAGTGGGTGCCAGTCAGTTGGGTCCGGTCCTGATCCTTCATTATATTCAAACACTTGCATATGGTGTAATGAAAAAAGACCTCTCTGACTCTATCTGAGTCTGCTGTTTCCATTTCATCCCATTTGACTGAagtaatacaaatacatttttgaaagtcCTGGAGGCCTGTTGTTCTGCTGTAGTAGTGAAGACTTCTATTTATAAGATTTTGCATGGAAGTAGCATTGACATAAATGTATCACTAAAATTGAGGACAGTACCACTTGAGGACAAAATTGCCCTTAGGTTTACTCACTGTGTCAAAGCTAATTTTACGTCAGGCAAATGTATAGTGTGAAGCAGGGTTGTGGACTCGAGTTGCAAGACTTGGAATTGACTTAGACTCTAGTCTcaaatttgatgacttgcgacttgTCTCGACAATCAAagaagacttgcgactcgacttagacaaCAATGACTTGCGACTTGACTAGGACTCGAGCCCTCTGACTTGGAAAGACTTTATATCTTCTAAAACAAAAGATcatagtacattttaaaatgtgcagtaaatcagtGATTCATTTTACCCTATAAacaattcatttgattttcaaatctgcattttaaCACTCCacattcaaccaatcagacaaccaaccGATCGACTTCCACAGAGTAGGACCAAAATTAAAGTTGGCATACGTTCAAAGACGACAGCCAAAATTATATCAAAAGTAATATAATTTGGATATAAAGAATACAATAttgaaggcaacaaaaggattgcaacatgtagaacctgtggttgaACAGTTACAGACGCTTTATCAACAGCGtacaattttgtgaggcatctgaacgACCCGAGGTATGTTGGGATTATTAACTGTTACAtgtcagctatggttcagtagCATTTAACTTATCTGCTGCATCCAAAACAGCGTACTGTATTTGGTGAAGGACGCACTTATCTGTCGGCAAAACAGTAAGTTTGTATGAATATTTTGGACAAATtttgttatgccacaaatgctgtcgattgagcttaacttgtattgaaaccagaacattcctttaaaacacatttataactTTCAAGCACATCCATGGGCTGAAGATATTGATATTGAACTGAGATAGATCAGTGTCCTTAGAGAGAATAGTATATACCTCATCTCACATGAAAATGAACTGGGAAGTGATGAACATACTTTAAAAGCCTTCCTGATATAAATTAGtataaatttactatagtaatgaaTACTCAGACACTAATTTGTGCAAAAAAAGACTTGTTTAAGATTTGAAGCTTGAAGTTGAGGACTTTGACTTGGGGCTTGACGTAGGACTTGATACTTGAATGCAAAGACTTGAGACATACTTGTGGCATGTAAAACAATGACTTAGTCCCATCTCTGGTGCAGTTTCTTTGTTTGTCATCTTCGTCTTATGCTGGCTGTGTATATTTAGTCGAATGTAAAGGAGAATGTTGTAAGATAGCATattatatatttgcaaataatTTCAGTGTTTATATCTGTGTAAACAAAAGGCAATATTTCATCTTTGGCCAAAACCTGTCTGTAATTTGGATGCAATTGTCAATGTTTTTTGTACACTATATCAAACTGATGACTGATGCATTTCTGAATGATGTCTACTGTATGTAGTTTATTAGGCAAATTATACATTGAATTCAAAGAGCATTAAGGCATGTTAACATCTTTAGGGCCATATATTACTGTCCATAATGTTATGAATATGTTTCCTTTTAGAATATATGGAGTATTTTTGAATGTGAATTGTTATAATAAAAATACACTAAGCTTATACTATCGTATTTTTCTTTCTATTGTGTATTGAGTTTTACTAGAGAGCACAAATTGCAACAATAATAGAGAAAAgaataaaaacatgaattaattttaattaaatattaatggtGACAAACTTTGTGACTGCAATTGAATGATAAATGTATTCAAGCCAACAAACATTGAGCTAAGCATCTTGTTCcctttgtgtgtttttagagCACTCTTGCTAATATATTCAATCAACTGGTACCATCTGAACTACCAGATGGTAGTCAGTTTTATGGGTCCAGTTCAAACCTGGCAAAAACACATCTGGAATTTTGTATAtattaacagtattcaaagcacaaAATAGGGAGTCAAAATGATTGTCCATTTACTGTTTGATATCATCTTTGGTAAGAAAGGGGATTTTTGTAAATGGAAAGAAATAAGAGAAACCATATATGATAACATATACTGCATTTCAAAATACTGGGTTCATGAGAGTCTGGAGTACAAAAGCCGATTTCATGGTTTACTCTAAAAGTGGTCTCATTCTTGTAATAGCTGTGCAAATATTGGCATACTATGCAACATTGTCCACATTTCAGCTGGCAAACTTTAGGTCTACCTTACGTCACCGACTGTGACTGGCAAGGAAGTGGCATGTTCAAACCTCAAATCGTGTACCATGCAGAGCTACCATAGCAGTGCCCCCAACAGGGTGTTACAGTACTACAAGCTAATAAAGAGAGATCTGGCTCTTGGTTTGGCATGGTCTACATAGTACAACATCTTGTAGAAAATGTAGTTTTTGAAAATGGTTATGTGCCAAAAGTTTGTAAGTTTATTTCTGCATCTTATATGCAAAAACATATTCTATTCAAAAAAAggaatgcggtaccaaccttggccaccaggtgccactatcagtaaacgtgtaatcttatgcttttaatgctttcccTGTTGTTATAtcatgtgcagactttcatggtAAAAAttagttataataatatattttaatatagcaTGTTGTCTAGCCTACTATTCTTCCCCCAAGGCGGAACCCGGGGAGCGATACTATAGGTGATTCCTCACCCCTCACCAATTAGTTTGGGCATTTTAGGCGTTACTGTCTTGCTCATGTTTAGACAGACCTTCATCTGGAACTTCACTTCTGCAGTAGACAGTGTGTTTCAAAAGCTTAGAcaacttgttatattaaaatatattattataactacatttcaccatgaaagtctgcacatgacatatgtgagaaagcattaaaagcataagattacatgtttaccgatggtggcacctggtggccaaggttggtaccgcattcctttttttttttttttttttgaagagagaaaaaaaaaaggtttttaagagaaaaaaagtttttgaacagaaaaacaaattgttttgAAGAGAAAAACAAAGGTTTTTTGGGAGAGAATATATTcaagttaatatatttataagaaCTTGACTGAATAAGCTGGTTTTATGACACAAACTTTTAAgagtaactctatcgcccccttgagtactgaggtttattGCCAACACAGTAAAGGCCAAAATAAAAACTTGTTTTTTCCACGTGCcagattctcaatgtgataatgcacagtaaatataggatttctaagtaaacacattagtgtacattgtgtttatcagTGTGGCATTTCACATTTAATCGCTCAAAATTAAATCTCTTTTGACT contains the following coding sequences:
- the mpp3b gene encoding MAGUK p55 subfamily member 3 isoform X1, encoding MHVLSPTTGLHEMLALLTSQLHPEANHKEDLVFLREVFSERGLSYLMKIHERLRQFQVQSPIPVLHSASCLAEDVAEELQNGPLEEDERELLTLLTAPHVKALLAVHDMVAQKNFDPVLPPLPDDLDDELEEESVKIVRLVKNKEPLGATIRRDEVTGAVVVARIMRGGAADRSGLVHVGDELREVNGNLIIHKRPEEISQILSQSQGSITLKIIPAIKEEDRFKESKVYLRALFDYTPFEDKAIPCQEAGLPFTCGDILQVVSQDDPTWWQAKRIGDSNLRAGLIPSRQFQERRLLFRIKMGTYQSPTSPRAAPCDQNCEKEDCDSEGSGSGQHIVVVSPKCKAVAPSCGQAFSWDFYSAGLRRSFRLSRKDHQGSTTESHPAESADTEFLIYEEVTLHQMRPQDKPRLVLLIGSLGARINELKQKVIAEDPQRYGVAVPHTTRPKKSHEKEGVEYHFISKQAFESDIQSNKFIEYGEYKSNQYGTSLESIRSVLARNKVCLVDVQPEALKVLRTVEFKPYVIFVKPRIPESRRLRSTNPSPVRGDNGQNTDEYLQDMRQSAEQMDQQYGHLVDRVLIKEDSASACAELRNILERLEREPQWVPVSWVRS
- the mpp3b gene encoding MAGUK p55 subfamily member 3 isoform X2; this translates as MHVLSPTTGLHEMLALLTSQLHPEANHKEDLVFLREVFSERGLSYLMKIHERLRQFQVQSPIPVLHSASCLAEDVAEELQNGPLEEDERELLTLLTAPHVKALLAVHDMVAQKNFDPVLPPLPDDLDDELEEESVKIVRLVKNKEPLGATIRRDEVTGAVVVARIMRGGAADRSGLVHVGDELREVNGNLIIHKRPEEISQILSQSQGSITLKIIPAIKEEDRFKESKVYLRALFDYTPFEDKAIPCQEAGLPFTCGDILQVVSQDDPTWWQAKRIGDSNLRAGLIPSRQFQERRLLFRIKMGTYQSPTSPRAAPCDQNCEKEDCDSEGSGSGQHIVSPKCKAVAPSCGQAFSWDFYSAGLRRSFRLSRKDHQGSTTESHPAESADTEFLIYEEVTLHQMRPQDKPRLVLLIGSLGARINELKQKVIAEDPQRYGVAVPHTTRPKKSHEKEGVEYHFISKQAFESDIQSNKFIEYGEYKSNQYGTSLESIRSVLARNKVCLVDVQPEALKVLRTVEFKPYVIFVKPRIPESRRLRSTNPSPVRGDNGQNTDEYLQDMRQSAEQMDQQYGHLVDRVLIKEDSASACAELRNILERLEREPQWVPVSWVRS
- the mpp3b gene encoding MAGUK p55 subfamily member 3 isoform X3, which translates into the protein MHVLSPTTGLHEMLALLTSQLHPEANHKEDLVFLREVFSERGLSYLMKIHERLRQFQVQSPIPVLHSASCLAEDVAEELQNGPLEEDERELLTLLTAPHVKALLAVHDMVAQKNFDPVLPPLPDDLDDELEEESVKIVRLVKNKEPLGATIRRDEVTGAVVVARIMRGGAADRSGLVHVGDELREVNGNLIIHKRPEEISQILSQSQGSITLKIIPAIKEEDRFKESKVYLRALFDYTPFEDKAIPCQEAGLPFTCGDILQVVSQDDPTWWQAKRIGDSNLRAGLIPSRQFQERRLLFRIKMGTYQSPTSPRAAPCDQNCEKEDCDSEGSGSGQHIAGLRRSFRLSRKDHQGSTTESHPAESADTEFLIYEEVTLHQMRPQDKPRLVLLIGSLGARINELKQKVIAEDPQRYGVAVPHTTRPKKSHEKEGVEYHFISKQAFESDIQSNKFIEYGEYKSNQYGTSLESIRSVLARNKVCLVDVQPEALKVLRTVEFKPYVIFVKPRIPESRRLRSTNPSPVRGDNGQNTDEYLQDMRQSAEQMDQQYGHLVDRVLIKEDSASACAELRNILERLEREPQWVPVSWVRS